The Rhodococcus sp. X156 genome window below encodes:
- a CDS encoding MarR family winged helix-turn-helix transcriptional regulator translates to MAADQQPSARRWAEQIHDDLADFSRRIRAEGGSAKAGLSYVDFSLLSHVDGHPGARVTEVAAALRVDKSTASRQLTGLEARGLLVRHPDPERPRSHTLALSEQAATLLHGVRDEQVRAIEGRLRDWSEEDVQTFARLLHRYNRSDDA, encoded by the coding sequence ATGGCGGCCGACCAGCAACCCTCAGCGCGTCGCTGGGCTGAGCAGATTCATGACGACCTCGCCGACTTCAGCCGCCGCATCCGGGCGGAGGGCGGGTCGGCGAAGGCCGGGCTGAGCTACGTCGACTTCTCGCTGCTGTCCCACGTGGATGGACATCCCGGCGCCCGGGTCACCGAGGTGGCTGCCGCGCTGCGCGTCGACAAGTCCACCGCCAGCCGGCAGCTCACCGGCCTGGAGGCTCGCGGCCTGCTGGTGCGCCACCCCGACCCGGAGCGCCCCCGCTCGCACACCCTGGCGCTGAGCGAGCAGGCGGCGACGCTGCTGCACGGCGTCCGGGACGAGCAGGTGCGGGCCATCGAGGGCCGGTTGCGGGACTGGTCGGAGGAGGACGTGCAGACCTTCGCCCGGCTGCTGCACCGCTACAACCGCAGCGACGACGCCTGA
- a CDS encoding ABC transporter ATP-binding protein: MNQTTAEVEELEVTFQRKGAAVRALRGVSLTISPGEIVGLVGESGSGKSVLGFSLLGLLPRSAELGGAVRVMGSDMLHGDEKSRQKVRRLNLGSIFQDPMTSLNPTMRVGQQVAESAGSTAEAERLLAAVGIPDPARRMRSYPHELSGGLRQRVMIAMAVAGDPELIVADEPTTALDVTVQAQVLVLLRRLRDELGCSVLMITHDLGVAAQIADRVAVLYAGRIAEVGPAAEVLQAPAHPYTHGLLQSRLTFDTHRQRALAVLPGEVPSPTAVLSGCPFVPRCPLAHDQCSTRPPAPTEAGPGRVSACVLPAPTVLARLHPEEAVPPEDAVPPDAAVPPDEVVAPQTTTDDPARERGVAVSVREVTKAFPTGGAVRGRARLQALRGVSLTVGAGEAVAIVGESGSGKSTLLRVIAGLETPTTGQVGLAATERPQMVFQDAGASLTPWMSVHELVSERLRGRKLSRRQRDARVTEALTRVGLPADVARARAAQLSGGQRQRVSLARATVVPPAVLLCDEPTSALDVSLAASVINLIGQLRESLDMAVVFVTHDLSVARVVADRIAVMYLGRIVEIGDVEQVTARPAHPYTQALIASIPDIGREPEVMIGEPGSPLSPPSGCAFHPRCPLAIATCSEPALDVGLEGTPGSNHRVACIERRAS; this comes from the coding sequence GTGAACCAAACAACGGCCGAGGTCGAGGAACTGGAGGTCACTTTTCAGCGAAAGGGCGCTGCAGTTCGCGCCCTCCGGGGCGTCTCCCTCACCATTTCCCCCGGCGAGATCGTGGGCCTGGTGGGCGAGTCCGGTTCCGGGAAAAGCGTTCTGGGGTTTTCCCTGCTGGGTCTGCTGCCGCGGTCCGCCGAGCTGGGTGGTGCCGTGCGCGTGATGGGCTCAGACATGCTGCACGGTGACGAGAAGTCGCGGCAGAAGGTGCGGCGACTCAACCTGGGCTCCATCTTCCAGGACCCGATGACGTCGCTGAACCCGACGATGCGGGTGGGGCAGCAGGTGGCCGAGTCGGCCGGCAGCACCGCAGAGGCGGAGCGCCTGCTCGCCGCGGTGGGCATCCCGGACCCGGCGCGGCGGATGCGCAGCTATCCCCACGAGCTCTCCGGCGGCCTTCGCCAGCGCGTCATGATCGCCATGGCGGTCGCGGGCGACCCCGAGCTGATCGTCGCGGACGAGCCGACCACCGCCCTGGACGTCACGGTCCAGGCGCAGGTGCTGGTGCTGCTGCGTCGACTCCGGGACGAGCTCGGGTGCAGCGTCCTGATGATCACCCACGACCTGGGCGTTGCCGCGCAGATCGCCGACCGGGTGGCCGTGCTCTACGCCGGTCGGATCGCGGAGGTCGGGCCCGCCGCGGAGGTGCTGCAAGCCCCCGCGCACCCGTACACGCACGGGTTGCTGCAGTCACGGCTGACCTTCGACACCCACCGCCAGCGTGCGCTCGCAGTGCTGCCTGGCGAGGTGCCCAGCCCCACCGCGGTGCTGTCGGGTTGCCCCTTCGTCCCGCGCTGCCCGCTCGCGCACGACCAGTGCAGCACCCGGCCACCTGCGCCGACGGAGGCCGGGCCGGGCCGGGTGAGTGCCTGCGTGCTGCCGGCACCCACCGTCCTCGCCCGGCTGCACCCCGAGGAGGCCGTACCTCCCGAGGACGCCGTACCTCCTGACGCGGCCGTGCCCCCCGACGAGGTAGTGGCTCCGCAGACCACCACCGACGACCCAGCGCGCGAGCGTGGCGTGGCGGTCTCCGTGCGCGAGGTCACCAAGGCGTTCCCCACGGGCGGCGCGGTGCGGGGACGGGCTCGGTTGCAGGCCCTGCGGGGGGTCTCCCTCACCGTCGGCGCTGGTGAGGCCGTGGCGATCGTGGGGGAGAGCGGCTCGGGCAAGTCAACCCTGCTCCGAGTGATCGCCGGGCTGGAGACTCCGACGACCGGGCAGGTGGGCCTCGCCGCCACCGAGCGCCCCCAGATGGTCTTCCAGGATGCTGGCGCCTCGCTGACACCGTGGATGTCGGTGCACGAGCTGGTCTCCGAGCGCCTGCGCGGCCGCAAGCTCTCGCGCCGGCAGCGCGACGCGCGGGTGACCGAGGCGCTCACTCGGGTGGGCCTGCCTGCCGACGTGGCCAGGGCCCGCGCAGCCCAGCTCTCCGGCGGGCAGCGCCAACGGGTGTCGCTGGCCCGCGCCACCGTGGTGCCCCCGGCGGTGCTGCTCTGCGACGAGCCGACCAGTGCTCTGGACGTCTCCCTCGCCGCCTCGGTGATCAACCTGATCGGGCAGCTGCGGGAGAGCCTGGACATGGCCGTGGTGTTCGTGACCCACGACCTGTCCGTCGCCCGGGTGGTCGCCGACCGCATCGCCGTGATGTACCTGGGTCGGATCGTGGAGATCGGCGACGTCGAGCAGGTCACCGCCCGCCCCGCCCACCCCTACACGCAGGCGCTCATCGCCTCGATCCCCGACATCGGCCGCGAGCCGGAGGTGATGATCGGTGAGCCGGGCAGCCCCCTGTCACCGCCCTCCGGCTGCGCCTTCCACCCCCGGTGCCCGCTGGCCATCGCCACCTGCAGCGAGCCTGCGCTGGACGTCGGGCTGGAGGGCACGCCCGGCAGCAACCACCGAGTGGCGTGCATCGAGCGGAGGGCGAGCTGA